A stretch of the Halomonas sp. BDJS001 genome encodes the following:
- a CDS encoding bifunctional 5-dehydro-2-deoxygluconokinase/5-dehydro-2-deoxyphosphogluconate aldolase: MNKTKTLDLICLGRAAVDLYGNQVGSRLEDMSSFAKYLGGSSGNIAYGTARMGLKTAMLTRVGDEHMGRFVREELARAGVDTSHVVTDKERLTGMVVLGIKDRDTFPLIFYRNDCADMAVDSGDFDPAFIASSNALLITGTHFSTEQTYTTSKTAIEYAKAAGTKVILDIDYRPVLWGLTTLGDGETRFVSDEGVSRHLQTILPDLDLVVGTEEEVHIAGNSTDTLTALKRIRELTDATIVLKLGAQGCTVLDGVIPDSEEDFVVHTGVRVDVLNVLGAGDAFMSGFLRGWLRNEPHERSCAYANACGALVVSRHGCAPAIPSAEELDDYLSRAESIARPDLDTRLNYLHRVTTQRNPQQWDDLCIMAFDHRKQLFDMAREEGADVARIPYLKQLLVKATERGSEQLGNSRVGVLIDDTYGQDALNDVTGRGWWIARPVELPSSRPIELEGGRSIGSRLQQWPKEHIVKCLVFYHPEDQVTLRQVQERQVMELYRACAESGNELLLEIIPPRDLAADDDMFINAMQRFYNLGVQPDWWKLPPQTRDGWQRISTLLKARAPHCRGVVMLGLDAPLDELKEGLMDSAGVDVCKGFAVGRTIFGEPSRRWLRGDYDDEQLIEAVLANYMTLVDAWQKRQRAA, translated from the coding sequence ATGAATAAGACCAAGACACTGGATCTAATCTGCCTCGGTCGAGCGGCTGTTGACTTATACGGCAACCAAGTGGGTAGCCGTTTGGAGGATATGAGCAGCTTTGCCAAGTACCTGGGGGGCTCTTCAGGCAATATCGCTTATGGAACGGCTCGCATGGGGCTGAAAACAGCGATGCTGACGCGCGTCGGTGACGAGCACATGGGCCGCTTCGTGCGCGAAGAGTTGGCCAGAGCCGGTGTCGACACCAGCCACGTCGTCACCGATAAAGAGCGACTCACGGGGATGGTGGTGCTGGGCATTAAAGACCGCGATACGTTTCCGCTGATCTTTTATCGGAATGACTGTGCCGACATGGCCGTTGATAGTGGAGATTTCGATCCTGCCTTTATTGCCTCCAGCAACGCGCTGCTGATTACCGGGACGCACTTCTCGACAGAACAAACCTACACGACCAGTAAAACAGCGATTGAATACGCCAAAGCCGCTGGCACCAAAGTCATTCTGGATATCGACTATCGCCCGGTGCTGTGGGGCTTAACCACGTTGGGTGATGGTGAAACCCGGTTCGTTTCCGATGAAGGCGTTAGCCGCCATTTACAGACGATTCTGCCTGACCTCGATTTAGTGGTAGGCACCGAAGAAGAGGTGCATATCGCGGGCAACAGTACCGATACTCTTACAGCACTGAAGCGTATTCGCGAACTCACGGATGCCACCATCGTGCTCAAACTGGGAGCTCAGGGGTGTACGGTGCTCGACGGGGTTATCCCCGATAGCGAAGAAGACTTCGTGGTGCACACTGGGGTGCGCGTCGATGTACTGAATGTATTGGGTGCAGGCGATGCCTTTATGAGCGGTTTCTTGCGAGGCTGGCTGCGTAATGAACCTCATGAACGCAGCTGCGCATATGCCAACGCTTGTGGTGCTCTGGTGGTCTCCCGCCACGGCTGCGCGCCGGCGATCCCCAGTGCCGAAGAGCTTGACGATTACCTCTCCAGAGCGGAGTCCATTGCCCGTCCAGACCTGGATACCCGGCTTAATTACCTGCACCGTGTGACCACTCAGCGCAACCCCCAGCAGTGGGATGATCTCTGCATCATGGCGTTTGATCACCGCAAACAACTCTTTGATATGGCCCGTGAAGAAGGGGCTGATGTCGCCAGGATTCCTTACCTAAAGCAACTGCTTGTGAAAGCGACAGAGCGCGGTAGTGAGCAATTGGGTAACAGCCGCGTGGGGGTATTGATTGACGATACCTACGGTCAGGATGCGCTTAACGATGTCACCGGGCGAGGCTGGTGGATCGCCCGGCCGGTGGAGCTGCCTAGCTCCCGGCCCATCGAACTGGAAGGTGGGCGCAGTATCGGCTCACGCCTTCAGCAATGGCCGAAGGAACATATCGTCAAGTGCCTTGTTTTCTACCACCCGGAAGATCAAGTGACCCTGCGGCAAGTCCAGGAAAGGCAAGTGATGGAGCTTTATCGCGCCTGCGCTGAGTCGGGCAATGAATTATTGCTGGAAATTATCCCGCCGCGCGACCTGGCTGCTGATGACGATATGTTCATCAATGCGATGCAGCGTTTTTACAATCTGGGTGTGCAGCCCGATTGGTGGAAACTCCCTCCGCAAACACGAGATGGCTGGCAGCGTATTAGTACGTTACTCAAAGCCCGTGCGCCTCACTGCCGCGGTGTTGTGATGCTGGGCTTGGATGCGCCGCTGGATGAGCTTAAAGAGGGATTAATGGATAGTGCCGGCGTCGATGTGTGTAAAGGCTTTGCCGTTGGTCGCACCATCTTTGGTGAGCCAAGCCGCCGCTGGCTTCGTGGCGACTATGACGATGAACAACTGATAGAAGCGGTGCTGGCCAATTATATGACCCTGGTTGATGCCTGGCAGAAGCGTCAGCGCGCGGCCTAG
- a CDS encoding Gfo/Idh/MocA family oxidoreductase, with the protein MSVKIGIIGTGMIGEEHARRITQQLTGGQIVAVTDVNLDQAKAVVERLGVEAQVYEDGQALISAESVDAVMVTSWGPTHEEYVLAAIKAGKPVFCEKPLATTAEGCRHIIDAEIKADKRLVQVGFMRRYDSGYRLMKDAIDSNRLGEPLIVHAAHRNPDVPERYITPMAIHDTLIHELDTFRWLLDDDYKSAQVLFPRKTRHAHSKVEDPQIVLLETVKGVRIDVEVFVNCKYGYDIQCDVVGEEGIARLPEPQSLQLRQAGQLSNEILMDWKNVSVRHLMSSCKPSLMA; encoded by the coding sequence ATGTCCGTAAAAATAGGAATTATCGGCACCGGCATGATCGGGGAAGAACATGCCCGTCGTATTACCCAACAGTTGACCGGCGGTCAGATTGTCGCGGTTACTGACGTTAACCTTGATCAGGCCAAAGCAGTGGTGGAACGGTTGGGCGTCGAGGCGCAGGTTTATGAAGATGGTCAGGCGCTGATTAGCGCCGAAAGTGTTGATGCGGTGATGGTTACTTCATGGGGCCCTACCCACGAAGAGTATGTATTGGCCGCTATTAAAGCCGGTAAGCCGGTCTTTTGCGAGAAACCTTTGGCGACCACTGCTGAGGGCTGTCGACATATCATTGATGCGGAAATAAAGGCCGATAAGCGACTTGTTCAGGTCGGGTTTATGCGCCGCTACGACAGCGGTTACCGGTTGATGAAGGATGCAATTGATAGCAACCGTCTAGGTGAGCCTCTGATTGTTCATGCTGCACATCGCAACCCGGACGTGCCGGAGCGTTACATTACCCCCATGGCGATTCACGACACGCTGATTCATGAATTGGATACGTTCCGCTGGCTGCTGGACGACGATTACAAAAGTGCTCAGGTACTATTCCCCCGCAAGACGCGCCATGCTCACAGCAAGGTTGAAGACCCTCAGATCGTGCTGCTTGAGACCGTCAAAGGCGTGCGAATTGACGTCGAAGTGTTTGTGAACTGCAAGTACGGTTATGACATTCAATGTGACGTTGTGGGTGAAGAGGGTATTGCCCGACTGCCAGAACCTCAATCACTGCAGCTTCGCCAGGCTGGCCAGCTCTCCAATGAGATTCTCATGGATTGGAAAAACGTTTCGGTGAGGCATTTGATGTCGAGCTGCAAGCCTTCATTGATGGCGTAG
- the iolE gene encoding myo-inosose-2 dehydratase, which yields MSVRLGINPLTWTNDDMPALGGDTPLDTCLAEGKQAGFSGFELGHKFPRVPEKLGPILEKHGLSLVSGWYSSELLTRSAEDEIEALKPHLHLLKSLGANVMVFCEVTHCVHGERDTPLSHSPRMSEEGWKTFIPRLNQVADYCLEQGVQIAYHYHLGTVIETPDEIDRLMAEAAPSVGLLLDTGHLVAAGGDPVALQKKYADRINHVHCKDIRKDVLADVRNRDLSFLDGVLNGMFTVPGDGYIDYTTLFEGLRESDYSGWMVVEAEQDPAVAHPLTYACLGHDNLRRFCAEARLTVDA from the coding sequence ATGAGCGTAAGACTCGGTATTAATCCACTTACCTGGACTAACGATGATATGCCCGCATTAGGCGGTGATACACCGTTGGATACCTGCCTTGCCGAAGGTAAGCAGGCAGGCTTTTCGGGCTTCGAGCTAGGCCATAAGTTCCCCCGGGTGCCAGAAAAGCTTGGGCCCATTCTTGAGAAGCACGGCCTCTCGTTAGTCTCAGGCTGGTACAGCAGCGAATTATTGACCCGCAGTGCCGAGGACGAGATTGAAGCACTCAAGCCGCACCTGCACCTGCTCAAATCGCTGGGCGCCAACGTCATGGTGTTCTGTGAAGTGACCCACTGCGTGCACGGCGAGCGTGACACGCCTCTTTCTCACTCGCCGCGCATGAGTGAGGAGGGGTGGAAGACATTTATTCCACGACTTAATCAGGTAGCTGATTACTGCCTGGAGCAGGGGGTGCAAATCGCCTACCACTACCACTTGGGCACAGTGATTGAAACGCCTGATGAGATTGATCGGCTGATGGCCGAAGCCGCTCCTTCGGTTGGGCTGCTGCTGGATACCGGGCACCTGGTGGCAGCGGGCGGCGATCCGGTGGCGTTGCAGAAGAAGTACGCAGATCGCATCAATCATGTGCACTGCAAAGATATCCGCAAAGACGTACTGGCGGACGTGCGTAATCGGGATCTCAGTTTTCTCGACGGCGTGCTGAACGGCATGTTCACCGTGCCGGGCGATGGTTATATCGACTACACCACCTTATTTGAAGGGCTCCGGGAGAGTGACTATTCGGGCTGGATGGTGGTAGAGGCGGAGCAGGATCCTGCCGTGGCCCACCCGCTTACCTACGCTTGTTTAGGGCATGACAATTTACGCCGTTTCTGCGCCGAAGCCCGTTTAACCGTGGATGCGTAA
- the iolD gene encoding 3D-(3,5/4)-trihydroxycyclohexane-1,2-dione acylhydrolase (decyclizing) has protein sequence MNTIRLTMAQAVVRYMLAQKVDIEGEIKPLFPGVWAIFGHGNVAGLGEALYQAREYLPTYRAHNEQGMAHAAIAYTKTLNRQQVMACTASAGPGATNMVTAAAVAHVNRLPVLFLPGDTFATRMPDPVLQQVENFHDHTLTSNDCFKPVSRFFDRITRPEQLLTSLPQAVRVLTDPVECGPVTLALPQDIQTFAFDYPEHFFAEKVHRQRRQSADRHELESAVQLIRQAKKPLVMAGGGVHYSGAITALDAWVSRYQLPVGETQAGKGALPWDHTQNVGTIGVTGGAAANALAAEADLIIAVGTRLGDFASGSRAMINPNAKLLSINVASFDAVKHKGQALVGDAKLTLEELITELEGWQPEESWVEQAAGLRADWNQTVDKVTADRGNNLPYDAEVVGAVNRAAGERDIVVCAAGGLPGELQKLWRTRFDRGYHMEYGYSCMGYELAGGVGVKMAKPDSEVFVMVGDGSYLMLNSEIATSVMLGHKIVAVVLDNRGYGCIHRLQQFCGGPGFNNMLDDCLSVDEGAPKTDFAAHAAALGALSEQVGNIQELEQALERAKAADRSYVIAIDTDGSTDTQDGGAWWDVAVPEVSERAEVNTARERYEAYKARQFQNL, from the coding sequence ATGAATACTATTCGACTCACCATGGCGCAAGCGGTCGTGCGCTATATGCTGGCCCAGAAAGTAGACATTGAGGGCGAGATTAAGCCGCTCTTTCCGGGTGTTTGGGCCATTTTTGGTCACGGCAACGTCGCCGGGCTAGGCGAGGCGCTGTATCAGGCGCGCGAGTATCTGCCAACCTATCGCGCGCACAATGAGCAGGGCATGGCCCATGCCGCCATTGCTTATACCAAAACACTCAATCGTCAGCAGGTAATGGCCTGCACCGCATCGGCGGGCCCAGGCGCGACGAACATGGTCACGGCAGCCGCAGTAGCGCATGTGAACCGCCTGCCTGTGCTCTTCCTGCCAGGGGATACGTTTGCCACGCGCATGCCTGATCCTGTCCTTCAGCAAGTGGAAAACTTCCACGATCACACACTGACCTCTAATGATTGCTTCAAACCGGTCAGCCGGTTTTTTGACCGCATTACGCGGCCCGAGCAACTGCTCACCTCGCTGCCCCAGGCGGTGCGGGTGCTAACGGATCCGGTCGAGTGTGGGCCGGTCACACTGGCGTTGCCTCAAGATATCCAGACGTTCGCCTTTGATTATCCCGAACACTTCTTTGCCGAGAAGGTGCACCGGCAGCGTCGCCAGTCAGCAGATCGCCATGAGTTGGAAAGTGCGGTTCAGCTTATCCGCCAGGCTAAAAAGCCGCTGGTGATGGCAGGGGGCGGCGTGCACTACTCAGGGGCTATAACCGCCCTTGATGCGTGGGTTTCTCGCTACCAGCTACCTGTCGGAGAGACCCAGGCGGGCAAAGGGGCACTACCGTGGGATCACACCCAGAATGTAGGCACGATTGGCGTCACCGGCGGCGCGGCTGCCAACGCCTTGGCGGCTGAAGCGGATCTGATTATTGCCGTCGGTACCCGGCTGGGGGATTTCGCCTCTGGCTCGCGCGCCATGATTAACCCGAATGCCAAGCTGCTAAGCATCAATGTGGCCTCTTTCGATGCGGTTAAGCACAAGGGGCAGGCGCTGGTAGGCGATGCCAAGCTGACCCTTGAGGAACTGATCACTGAGCTCGAGGGTTGGCAGCCAGAGGAGAGCTGGGTTGAGCAAGCCGCTGGACTTCGCGCTGATTGGAACCAGACCGTCGATAAGGTGACCGCCGACCGCGGCAACAACTTGCCCTACGACGCAGAAGTGGTTGGTGCAGTTAACCGCGCGGCGGGCGAGCGCGACATCGTGGTGTGTGCGGCAGGTGGCCTGCCGGGTGAGCTGCAAAAACTCTGGCGTACGCGGTTTGATCGCGGCTATCACATGGAGTACGGCTACTCCTGCATGGGATACGAGTTAGCCGGTGGCGTCGGCGTCAAGATGGCCAAGCCCGACTCTGAAGTGTTTGTGATGGTGGGCGATGGCTCTTACCTGATGCTCAATTCAGAAATTGCCACCTCGGTCATGTTGGGTCACAAGATCGTCGCTGTAGTTCTCGATAACCGTGGCTATGGATGCATCCACCGCCTGCAGCAGTTCTGCGGCGGGCCCGGCTTTAACAACATGCTGGATGACTGCTTGAGCGTTGATGAAGGTGCCCCCAAGACCGACTTCGCAGCGCATGCGGCCGCATTGGGTGCACTCAGCGAGCAGGTCGGCAATATTCAGGAATTAGAACAAGCGCTTGAGCGTGCCAAGGCCGCTGACCGTAGTTACGTGATTGCTATCGATACCGATGGCTCGACCGATACCCAAGACGGTGGTGCCTGGTGGGACGTGGCAGTGCCAGAGGTTTCCGAACGCGCCGAAGTGAATACGGCCCGCGAACGCTATGAGGCGTACAAAGCGCGCCAATTCCAGAATCTTTAA
- a CDS encoding sugar phosphate isomerase/epimerase family protein, giving the protein MKIALDPHMHRHLSLPDICRLTKELGYDYIELSPRPDFMVWWTRPRAYPEAIRSFKKAMKEHDVGLATMQPMYRWSSPYRDEWEMAMDNWKRIIEVAVELDNPLLISEFGRGGSVERSQADRAGLHTPEACENAFWRSMDVLVPILEREGLTLSIEPHPEDWIETMEPAVEIIKTINSPAIKSSYIAPHSFFYGDDLATTIRATKGELVHARVADTFNHKASSELRYIVNPPGSTARVHQHLDMGEGEIDWDVFFKTLHEIGFDGVLSSCVFGWEERAEASNRFMRGEIQRYVDKYWK; this is encoded by the coding sequence ATGAAAATCGCCCTCGATCCGCATATGCACCGGCACCTCTCGTTGCCAGACATTTGTCGACTCACTAAAGAGCTTGGTTACGACTATATAGAACTGTCGCCCCGCCCCGATTTCATGGTGTGGTGGACTCGGCCGCGTGCTTATCCTGAGGCTATCAGGTCATTTAAAAAAGCCATGAAAGAGCATGATGTTGGCCTTGCCACCATGCAGCCGATGTATCGATGGTCTAGCCCCTATCGCGATGAATGGGAAATGGCCATGGATAACTGGAAAAGAATTATCGAAGTGGCGGTAGAGCTTGATAATCCACTGCTGATTTCCGAATTCGGGCGCGGCGGTTCAGTGGAGCGTTCTCAGGCAGACCGAGCAGGGCTCCATACTCCAGAAGCGTGCGAAAACGCCTTTTGGCGCTCGATGGATGTATTGGTACCCATTCTTGAGCGCGAAGGATTAACGCTGAGCATTGAGCCTCATCCTGAAGACTGGATTGAGACAATGGAGCCGGCGGTGGAAATCATTAAAACCATTAACTCACCTGCTATTAAAAGCTCCTATATTGCCCCCCATAGCTTTTTTTACGGTGACGACTTGGCGACCACCATCCGTGCCACCAAGGGTGAGTTAGTTCACGCCCGTGTCGCTGATACGTTTAACCACAAAGCTTCTTCGGAGTTGCGCTATATCGTTAACCCCCCTGGTTCTACTGCCCGAGTCCATCAGCACCTGGATATGGGGGAGGGAGAAATAGACTGGGACGTTTTCTTCAAAACCCTGCATGAAATTGGCTTTGATGGTGTGCTCTCCAGCTGTGTATTCGGTTGGGAAGAGCGAGCTGAAGCCTCCAATCGTTTTATGCGTGGTGAGATTCAACGTTACGTCGACAAATACTGGAAATAA
- a CDS encoding TIM barrel protein, translating to MVQHSIQFALNHMVNPRWTPQQLIEAAAEMGVGAVELRNDVGGNSIVDLDSASSAGQRARELGIEVLSINALYPFNVWNEEREGQAETLAQWVHAAGGRGLVLCPLVDAEHRASAEERKAGLEQALTALDKVLGRYDLQGFVEPLGFPTSSLRAKGEAVEVIHALNLSSRFSLVHDTFHHQGASESNVFADMTGLVHISGLEDPDVTFEGMLDEHRVLVSTQDRLDNVGQLKRLLSDGYNGYVSFEPFATSVHQQKDPVATLRDSMAFIQHQLG from the coding sequence ATGGTGCAGCACTCTATTCAATTCGCGCTGAATCATATGGTTAACCCGCGCTGGACGCCTCAGCAGCTTATCGAAGCCGCCGCTGAAATGGGCGTAGGTGCAGTAGAACTGCGCAACGACGTGGGGGGTAACAGTATCGTTGATCTGGATTCTGCAAGCAGTGCTGGTCAGCGGGCACGAGAATTAGGCATTGAGGTTTTGAGCATTAATGCGCTTTACCCCTTCAACGTTTGGAACGAAGAGCGGGAGGGGCAGGCAGAAACGCTGGCTCAGTGGGTTCATGCAGCGGGTGGACGAGGGTTAGTACTCTGCCCGCTAGTAGACGCCGAGCACCGAGCCAGTGCCGAAGAGCGTAAGGCTGGCCTGGAGCAAGCGTTAACAGCGCTGGATAAAGTACTGGGTCGTTACGACCTACAGGGGTTTGTTGAGCCCCTTGGATTCCCCACCTCCTCGTTGCGGGCTAAAGGCGAAGCGGTAGAGGTCATCCATGCACTTAACCTGTCATCGCGTTTTTCACTAGTACACGACACTTTCCATCATCAAGGCGCCAGTGAGTCTAATGTTTTTGCTGATATGACAGGGTTGGTACATATCTCTGGACTTGAAGATCCCGATGTCACCTTTGAAGGCATGTTAGATGAGCATCGCGTGCTAGTAAGCACTCAAGATCGTCTCGATAACGTAGGACAACTTAAGCGTTTATTAAGCGATGGCTACAACGGGTATGTCTCTTTTGAGCCTTTTGCCACATCGGTACATCAACAGAAAGATCCAGTGGCAACGCTGCGAGACAGTATGGCATTTATTCAGCATCAGCTGGGCTAG